The following coding sequences lie in one Myxococcus xanthus genomic window:
- a CDS encoding myxosortase-dependent phytase-like phosphatase, which produces MRNPTPLALAALLLGTPVSAQVAVSPTSQSEPDPSITGGVLQDVALWVSPGAPGSSLFLTAYNSPNSGLVTFGVGGEQLDAELTDGPMSAVAVRDGFPLSGVQQTLAVAASINFNGLAAYTVDPDRADRVVRIGATGFLTGTQFSAVALYQNQDSGRFYVFAGTSRGVLQQYELAGDTGNVTATLVRTLTTTGPIAGLAVDEASDSLFVTQQGQGLWRYAAAADADVTGQQLSIQGSGGLSANVGRVALYRARNGEGYILVADTGADAFAIYERRARTFVGSFRLADEDGGVIRANDPVALAVSASSLGTTYPDGLFVGSDAFSNPQRFLYARWPAVAEAFDPALRIDTRFDSDGGTDGGTDGGPGDGGGSGGPGPRPGPGNRPEESGCSCASASVPATAAFALLALVRVGRRRRD; this is translated from the coding sequence ATGCGCAACCCAACCCCCCTGGCCCTGGCGGCGCTGCTCCTGGGCACTCCGGTGTCCGCGCAGGTCGCCGTGTCGCCGACGTCGCAGTCCGAGCCCGACCCGTCCATCACCGGCGGGGTGCTCCAGGACGTGGCCCTCTGGGTGAGTCCCGGCGCCCCCGGCAGCAGCCTGTTCCTCACCGCCTACAACAGCCCCAACTCGGGCCTCGTCACCTTCGGCGTGGGGGGCGAGCAGCTGGATGCGGAGCTCACGGATGGGCCGATGTCGGCCGTGGCCGTGCGGGACGGCTTCCCGCTATCCGGGGTGCAGCAGACCCTGGCGGTGGCGGCCAGCATCAACTTCAACGGGCTGGCGGCCTACACGGTGGACCCTGACCGCGCGGACCGGGTGGTGCGGATCGGCGCCACGGGCTTCCTGACGGGGACGCAGTTCTCCGCCGTGGCGCTCTATCAAAACCAGGATTCGGGCCGGTTCTATGTGTTCGCGGGCACGTCCAGGGGCGTGCTCCAGCAGTACGAACTGGCCGGGGACACGGGGAACGTGACGGCCACCCTGGTCCGCACGCTCACCACGACGGGGCCCATCGCGGGTCTGGCCGTGGACGAGGCGTCGGACTCCCTGTTCGTCACCCAGCAGGGGCAGGGCTTGTGGCGCTATGCGGCGGCCGCGGACGCGGACGTCACCGGACAGCAGCTCTCCATCCAGGGCTCGGGTGGGCTCTCCGCCAATGTGGGCCGGGTCGCGCTGTACCGCGCGCGCAATGGCGAAGGGTACATCCTGGTCGCGGACACGGGCGCGGATGCGTTCGCCATCTACGAGCGGCGCGCGAGGACCTTCGTGGGCTCGTTCCGGCTGGCTGACGAGGATGGGGGCGTCATCCGGGCGAATGACCCAGTGGCCCTCGCCGTCTCCGCGTCGTCGCTGGGCACGACCTATCCCGACGGGCTCTTCGTGGGCAGTGATGCGTTCTCCAACCCGCAGCGCTTCCTGTACGCACGCTGGCCGGCGGTCGCCGAGGCCTTCGACCCCGCGCTGCGAATCGACACGCGGTTCGATTCGGACGGGGGGACGGACGGGGGCACGGACGGTGGCCCGGGGGACGGAGGTGGCTCCGGTGGTCCGGGGCCGAGGCCAGGCCCGGGCAATCGTCCCGAGGAGTCGGGCTGCTCGTGTGCTTCGGCCTCCGTGCCGGCCACCGCTGCGTTCGCGTTGCTCGCCCTGGTGCGGGTGGGGCGCCGGCGTCGCGACTGA
- the gmd gene encoding GDP-mannose 4,6-dehydratase, giving the protein MATKRALITGITGQDGSYLAELLLSKGYEVHGMVRRSSEEKFERIQHLHGKIQLHQGDLLDQFSLAALLNLTKPDEVYNLAAQSFVPTSWNQPVLTGEFTALGVTKMLEAIRHTRPEARFYQASSSEMFGKVLEVPQTEDTPFYPRSPYGVAKAYGHHITVNYRESFNLFAVSGILFNHESPRRGLEFVTRKVTYNVARIKLGLQEKLPMGNLDAKRDWGFAGDYVDAMWRMLQQPQAEDYVVATNETHTVRELVEIAFARVGLDWEKHVFIDPAFVRPAEVDLLIGDPAKAKTKLGWEPKVRFKELVEMMVDADLERVKAGQR; this is encoded by the coding sequence ATGGCGACCAAGCGCGCACTCATCACGGGCATCACGGGGCAGGACGGCAGCTATCTCGCGGAGCTGCTCCTTTCGAAGGGCTACGAGGTGCACGGCATGGTGCGCCGCTCGTCGGAGGAGAAGTTCGAGCGCATCCAGCACCTGCACGGGAAGATTCAGCTCCACCAGGGCGACTTGCTGGACCAGTTCTCGCTTGCGGCGCTGCTCAACCTGACGAAGCCCGACGAGGTCTACAACCTGGCGGCGCAGTCCTTCGTCCCCACCAGTTGGAACCAGCCGGTGCTCACGGGTGAGTTCACCGCGCTGGGCGTGACGAAGATGCTGGAGGCCATCCGCCACACCCGCCCGGAGGCGCGCTTCTACCAGGCGTCGTCCAGCGAGATGTTCGGCAAGGTGCTGGAGGTTCCGCAGACGGAGGACACTCCCTTCTATCCGCGCAGCCCGTACGGTGTGGCCAAGGCCTACGGCCACCACATCACGGTGAACTACCGCGAGTCCTTCAACCTGTTCGCGGTGAGCGGCATCCTCTTCAACCACGAGTCGCCGCGCCGGGGCCTGGAGTTCGTCACGCGCAAGGTCACCTACAACGTGGCGCGCATCAAGCTGGGCCTCCAGGAGAAGCTGCCCATGGGCAACCTGGACGCCAAGCGCGACTGGGGCTTCGCGGGCGACTACGTGGACGCCATGTGGCGGATGCTCCAGCAGCCGCAGGCCGAGGACTATGTGGTGGCCACCAACGAGACGCACACCGTGCGCGAGCTGGTGGAGATTGCCTTCGCGCGCGTGGGCCTGGACTGGGAGAAGCACGTCTTCATCGACCCGGCCTTCGTGCGCCCCGCCGAGGTGGACCTGCTCATCGGCGACCCGGCCAAGGCGAAGACGAAGCTGGGCTGGGAGCCCAAGGTCCGCTTCAAGGAACTGGTGGAGATGATGGTGGACGCGGACCTGGAGCGCGTGAAGGCGGGGCAGCGGTAG
- a CDS encoding GDP-mannose 4,6-dehydratase, with translation MRILVTGADGFVGRHLCALLRAAGDEVVEAHGPRGEGINSNALHFDVANEASVKAAVAEAKPEGVIHLAGFSSVAKSHHNPSRVFAVNTMGVVHLLTAVRESVPKARVVLVGSGEVYGPVPEGTRATEDTPAVPLSPYAASKSAAELAAVQFHRSYGLEVVMARPFNHLGAGQDPTFVVPSFAAQIRAIGLGTVDPVLRTGNLDAVRDFSHVRDVVEAYRLLLDKGEAGQAYNIGSGEGRTIRSLLEEMLSLAGVNARIELDPARLRPSDIPSLVGAPDKLKALGWAPKLTVTDALRDVLGPRVPGAA, from the coding sequence ATGCGGATTCTGGTAACAGGCGCGGATGGCTTTGTCGGTCGGCACTTGTGCGCCCTGCTGCGCGCCGCTGGCGACGAGGTCGTGGAGGCCCACGGGCCGCGCGGTGAGGGCATCAACAGCAACGCCCTGCACTTCGACGTGGCCAACGAAGCCTCGGTGAAGGCGGCGGTGGCCGAGGCGAAACCCGAGGGCGTCATCCACCTGGCGGGCTTCAGCTCGGTCGCGAAGAGCCACCACAACCCGTCCCGGGTGTTCGCGGTGAACACCATGGGCGTGGTGCACCTGCTCACCGCGGTGCGCGAGAGCGTCCCGAAGGCGCGCGTGGTGCTGGTGGGCTCCGGCGAGGTGTACGGCCCGGTGCCCGAAGGCACGCGCGCCACCGAGGACACTCCGGCGGTGCCGCTGAGCCCCTACGCGGCCTCCAAGTCCGCAGCTGAGCTGGCCGCGGTGCAATTCCACCGCAGCTACGGGCTGGAGGTCGTCATGGCGCGGCCCTTCAACCACCTGGGCGCGGGGCAGGACCCCACCTTCGTGGTGCCCTCGTTCGCGGCGCAGATTCGCGCCATCGGACTGGGCACGGTGGACCCGGTGCTGCGCACGGGCAACCTGGATGCGGTGCGCGACTTCTCTCACGTGCGCGACGTGGTGGAGGCCTACCGGCTGCTGCTCGACAAGGGCGAGGCGGGGCAGGCGTACAACATCGGCAGCGGTGAGGGCCGCACCATCCGCAGCCTGCTGGAGGAGATGTTGTCGCTCGCGGGCGTCAACGCGCGCATCGAGCTGGACCCCGCGCGCCTGCGGCCCTCCGACATCCCCAGCCTCGTCGGCGCTCCCGACAAGCTGAAGGCGCTGGGCTGGGCCCCGAAGCTGACCGTGACGGACGCGCTGCGCGACGTGCTCGGCCCCCGCGTGCCCGGCGCCGCGTGA